Proteins encoded by one window of Perca fluviatilis chromosome 13, GENO_Pfluv_1.0, whole genome shotgun sequence:
- the lypla2 gene encoding acyl-protein thioesterase 2: protein MCGNNMSVPLLAEAVTVSGMEKETAAVIFLHGLGDSGHGWADTLKGIQLSHVKFICPHAPPIPVTLNMKAMMPAWFDLMGLSPDSQEDESGIKKAADSIKAIIEHEVKNGIPPHRIMLGGFSQGGALSLYTALTCQHQLAGIVALSCWLPLHRSFPSASSGNKNIPILQCHGEMDVMIPVQFGAMTAEKLKSIVNPQMITFKTYQGLPHSSCPQEMAAVKEFIEKYLPQI, encoded by the exons ATGTGTGGCAACAACatgtctgtgccgctgctcgCCGAGGCTGTGACAGTGTCCGGGATGGAAAAGGAGACTGCAGCG GTGATATTTCTTCATGGGTTAGGAGACTCAGG GCATGGGTGGGCAGACACTTTGAAGGGGATCCAGCTGTCTCACGTCAAGTTCATCTGCCCCCATGC GCCCCCGATTCCCGTCACTCTCAACATGAAGGCCATGATGCCCGCGTG GTTTGACCTCATGGGTCTCAGCCCCGACTCCCAGGAGGACGAATCTGGAATCAAGAAGGCAGCAGACAGCA TCAAGGCCATAATCGAACATGAGGTCAAAAATGGGATCCCCCCGCACCGTATAATGCTCGGTGGCTTCTCTCAG GGTGGGGCCCTGTCCTTGTATACTGCCTTGACCTGCCAGCATCAGTTGGCTGGCATCGTGGCCCTCAGTTGCTGGCTACCGCTTCACAGGAGTTTCCCATCG GCGTCAAGTGGCAACAAGAACATCCCGATCCTGCAGTGCCACGGGGAGATGGACGTCATGATCCCAGTGCAGTTTGGTGCCATGACGGCAGAGAAACTCAAATCCATAGTCAACCCTCAGATGATCACCTTCAAAACCTACCAAGGGCTCCCTCACAGCTCCTGTCCTcag GAGATGGCGGCTGTAAAGGAATTTATCGAGAAGTATTTGCCCCAAATTTGA